One stretch of Arcobacter sp. F155 DNA includes these proteins:
- the lptE gene encoding LPS assembly lipoprotein LptE, with translation MKNSLLVLLIVFVFTACGYKPSSHYAKRQLDGTIYVNLIINLEDPRNAVIIKDAMHELIVHRLDSKLVFDKNLADTILDVKLNSVSMQELQDDEDGYNNLYRAIVKITVAYEKDGRKKSFAVSGDYEFSINKGATITDSKRFEAIRNAANKALEEVISKLAVQSFEKKK, from the coding sequence ATGAAAAATAGTCTATTAGTATTATTAATAGTTTTTGTATTTACAGCTTGTGGTTACAAACCATCAAGTCACTATGCAAAAAGACAATTAGATGGTACTATCTATGTTAATTTAATTATTAACTTAGAAGACCCAAGAAATGCAGTAATTATCAAAGATGCAATGCATGAGCTAATAGTACATAGACTAGATTCAAAACTTGTATTTGATAAAAACTTAGCTGATACGATTTTAGATGTAAAACTAAACTCAGTATCAATGCAAGAACTGCAAGATGATGAAGATGGTTATAATAACCTTTATAGAGCTATTGTAAAAATTACAGTTGCATATGAAAAAGATGGAAGAAAAAAATCTTTTGCAGTTAGTGGAGATTATGAATTCTCTATTAACAAAGGTGCAACTATTACAGACTCAAAAAGATTTGAAGCTATTAGAAATGCAGCTAATAAAGCTTTAGAAGAGGTTATTTCTAAATTAGCAGTGCAATCTTTTGAAAAAAAGAAGTAG
- a CDS encoding folylpolyglutamate synthase/dihydrofolate synthase family protein — MLIDFKKASLEEVLQHKTMYYEKIDFSIVQNSWKILSEHLELPFIIHIVGTNGKGSTGRFLSHYLHKKGFRTLHYSSPHIMKFNERIWINGRDSSDIELQMASSKLQEILPLNLLEKLTYFEYTTLLAFVLSSSFDYLVLEAGLGGEFDATNIAKNDLSLITTIGLDHQSFLGNTIEEIARTKMRSVDTKMLIGYQTSNKVYETALKVKDELKDEFGRDIVIQIVKEFDKYSLDERFASYLKLNLHLVIEALKELNIDIDLDIFNEVKLSGRCEKIKKNITIDVGHNPLAATFLAKEFNNKKVHLIYNSYADKDYKEVLTILKPIVTKITIIDLDDKRIVDKNNLLEICHNLNIMVTSLENIEPDEEYLVFGSFLVVEKFLENMRLNEE; from the coding sequence ATGCTTATTGATTTTAAGAAAGCTTCTTTAGAAGAAGTATTACAGCACAAAACAATGTACTATGAGAAGATAGACTTCTCTATAGTACAAAACTCTTGGAAAATACTTTCAGAGCACCTTGAGCTTCCTTTTATTATTCATATTGTTGGAACAAATGGAAAAGGAAGTACGGGAAGATTTTTATCTCATTACTTACATAAAAAAGGCTTTAGAACCTTACATTACTCTTCTCCTCATATTATGAAATTCAATGAAAGAATATGGATAAATGGAAGAGATAGTAGTGATATAGAACTACAAATGGCTAGTTCAAAACTTCAAGAGATATTGCCTTTAAATCTTTTAGAAAAACTAACTTATTTTGAATACACAACTCTTTTAGCCTTTGTTTTAAGTTCAAGTTTTGATTATCTAGTTTTAGAAGCAGGACTTGGTGGTGAGTTTGATGCAACAAATATTGCAAAAAATGACTTATCTCTTATTACTACAATTGGACTTGACCACCAAAGCTTTTTAGGTAACACAATAGAAGAAATTGCAAGAACTAAAATGCGTTCAGTGGATACTAAAATGCTAATTGGTTACCAAACTTCAAACAAAGTTTATGAAACTGCTTTAAAAGTTAAAGATGAACTAAAAGATGAGTTTGGACGAGATATAGTTATACAAATTGTTAAAGAGTTTGATAAGTATAGCTTAGATGAAAGATTTGCTTCATATTTAAAGCTTAATTTACATTTAGTAATAGAAGCATTAAAAGAGTTAAATATAGATATTGACCTTGATATTTTTAATGAAGTAAAACTATCAGGAAGATGTGAAAAAATTAAAAAAAATATAACTATAGATGTGGGTCATAATCCCCTAGCAGCTACATTTTTAGCCAAAGAATTCAATAATAAAAAAGTACATTTAATATATAATTCTTATGCAGACAAAGATTATAAAGAGGTTTTAACTATTTTAAAACCTATTGTTACAAAGATAACAATAATCGACTTAGATGACAAAAGAATCGTAGATAAAAATAATTTATTGGAAATTTGCCATAATTTAAATATAATGGTAACTTCTTTAGAAAATATAGAACCAGATGAAGAGTATTTAGTTTTTGGTTCTTTTTTAGTTGTAGAAAAATTTTTAGAAAATATGAGATTAAATGAAGAATAG
- a CDS encoding M23 family metallopeptidase, whose amino-acid sequence MKNRLIITVSDVHGTKAFNVHQIAKKLIVFIVLFVLLVIGGGSWFINNLSDKMETLKEQKQRELAKKEVEIDKKEKEITALNEKEQKLQAQNKFYSLQIKSKVEDIDALSSKLDEIESMIGLKDEKIEQLTKETLDSISDNTKYFTLLTIPNGSPLKNTRVTSQYGYRIHPITKRKKFHRGIDLRARMRTPVKATANGVVVYVRSRDRGDFGRVVKLQHSFGFMTIYAHLNKTEVKLGDVIRKGQVIGLSGNSGRSSAAHLHYEVRYGGKILNPKDFITWNFKNYDKIFTKQRRVKWESLVRLISEQHKMVLQ is encoded by the coding sequence ATGAAGAATAGATTAATTATTACTGTTTCTGATGTACATGGAACAAAAGCCTTTAATGTACATCAAATTGCAAAAAAACTTATTGTCTTTATTGTTCTTTTTGTTTTGCTTGTTATTGGTGGAGGTTCTTGGTTTATCAACAATTTAAGTGATAAAATGGAGACTTTAAAAGAGCAAAAACAAAGAGAACTTGCGAAAAAAGAAGTAGAAATAGATAAAAAAGAGAAAGAGATTACAGCTCTAAATGAAAAAGAACAAAAGCTACAGGCTCAAAATAAGTTCTATTCATTACAAATTAAAAGTAAAGTAGAAGATATTGATGCTTTAAGTTCAAAACTTGATGAAATAGAGTCAATGATTGGTCTTAAAGATGAAAAAATAGAACAGCTTACTAAAGAGACTTTAGACTCAATTAGTGATAACACAAAGTATTTCACACTTTTAACTATACCCAATGGTAGTCCATTAAAAAATACAAGGGTAACTTCTCAATATGGTTATAGAATACACCCAATTACAAAAAGAAAAAAGTTTCATAGGGGTATTGATTTAAGAGCAAGAATGAGAACACCAGTTAAAGCAACTGCAAATGGTGTTGTTGTTTATGTAAGGTCAAGGGACAGAGGAGACTTTGGTAGAGTTGTAAAACTACAACATAGTTTTGGTTTTATGACTATTTATGCACACTTAAATAAAACAGAAGTAAAGCTTGGTGATGTAATTAGAAAAGGTCAAGTTATTGGTTTAAGTGGAAATAGTGGACGAAGTAGTGCTGCACATTTACACTATGAAGTAAGATATGGTGGAAAAATATTAAATCCAAAAGACTTTATAACATGGAATTTTAAAAATTATGATAAAATCTTTACTAAACAAAGGAGAGTTAAGTGGGAATCTTTGGTAAGGCTAATAAGCGAACAACACAAAATGGTGCTACAGTAA
- a CDS encoding polymer-forming cytoskeletal protein, whose amino-acid sequence MGIFGKANKRTTQNGATVIAHGTCIIGGITTEGTVHIDGKFEGVILEADVISIGKTGEVIGDIKANNLIVSGLLDGKIDCNEVQILSTGKVIGNMKYNELSIEEDGKFEGQGVRKGSKLKSRYDEIENKLNNIIITPSHQIEHES is encoded by the coding sequence GTGGGAATCTTTGGTAAGGCTAATAAGCGAACAACACAAAATGGTGCTACAGTAATTGCCCACGGGACTTGTATAATCGGTGGAATTACTACTGAGGGTACAGTTCATATTGATGGAAAATTTGAAGGTGTTATATTAGAAGCCGATGTTATTTCAATTGGTAAAACAGGTGAAGTAATAGGTGATATAAAAGCTAATAACTTAATAGTTAGTGGACTTTTAGATGGTAAAATTGATTGTAATGAAGTACAAATTCTTTCAACTGGTAAAGTCATTGGAAATATGAAATACAATGAACTTAGTATTGAAGAAGATGGAAAATTTGAAGGTCAAGGTGTTAGAAAAGGTTCTAAACTGAAAAGTAGATATGATGAAATAGAAAATAAACTAAATAATATCATTATCACACCGTCTCACCAGATTGAGCATGAATCATAA
- a CDS encoding DEAD/DEAH box helicase, whose amino-acid sequence MNHKKIEERLKELYEQKTTIEKEIETLEAIVNQKEKKSLSKDEKIELFKSLFFARTDIFAKKWTSKDGSKQAFYPLTQTFRGSDYLPLTNNEVELHLRGKVQLASYLINQTNKSKYIVLEVLEKDISKILKTFASIDIEALFEYSSYNSILVWVFFEKELETKSAKTFAQYILKKSNISAKIFPTKEFVTNGSFDEPIELPLHLKFRDSNKTVFFEPNSKEVYKDQWKLLQNISKVSEKTVLKYNDFEKIDKTDLMFDDIEFPLFKLEIKLYDYLYVPTQNLSRSFINKLKAFASFDNPQVKVLLSLRKPLYNTPRVIKNFEEDENYLKLPRGLIYQISKYLDVNKVDFKIDDKTYCEEIETKKVLFELRTEQQEAIDRMLKKRFSICVAPPGFGKTLLGAKMFEQRACSTLIIVNKNMLLDQWRDRFVEYFDYKRADIGFLGKSKNKLNGKIDVATMQSLKNSPEIINNYSFVIVDECHHIPAVTFEQIVKQFYGKYILGLSATPKRKDGLDPILFQQLGDISYEYKKKKTFNNKLEIIRTDFISEADNYATLINELCVDETRNGLIIEQIKLHQDRKILILTDRIEHINALEKLLKNEQIDYVSIHGSMSKKEQSEKIKLVESKSLILATTSYFGEGIDFPHLNTIIFATPISYYGRLIQYLGRIGRGNQECLAIDFLDNKNAMLNSAYKKRLEGYKQMHYL is encoded by the coding sequence ATGAATCATAAAAAAATAGAAGAAAGATTAAAAGAACTTTATGAACAAAAAACTACTATAGAAAAAGAGATTGAAACTCTTGAAGCTATAGTAAATCAAAAAGAAAAAAAGAGTCTATCAAAAGATGAAAAGATAGAACTTTTTAAATCTCTATTTTTTGCTAGAACAGATATTTTTGCAAAAAAATGGACTAGTAAAGATGGCTCTAAACAAGCCTTTTATCCCTTAACTCAAACATTTAGAGGAAGTGACTACTTACCTCTAACAAACAATGAAGTTGAACTTCACTTAAGAGGAAAAGTTCAGCTAGCTTCATACTTAATAAATCAAACAAACAAAAGTAAATATATAGTTTTAGAGGTTTTAGAAAAAGATATCTCTAAGATATTAAAAACCTTTGCAAGTATAGATATTGAAGCACTTTTTGAATACAGCTCTTATAACTCAATTTTAGTATGGGTATTTTTTGAAAAAGAGTTAGAAACAAAGTCTGCTAAAACTTTTGCTCAATATATTTTAAAAAAATCAAATATCTCTGCAAAGATTTTTCCCACAAAAGAGTTTGTAACAAATGGAAGTTTTGATGAACCAATAGAGTTACCACTTCATTTAAAATTTAGAGACTCAAATAAAACAGTATTTTTTGAGCCAAATTCTAAAGAAGTATATAAAGACCAATGGAAACTTTTACAAAATATCTCTAAAGTATCTGAAAAAACAGTTTTAAAATATAATGATTTTGAAAAGATTGATAAAACTGATTTAATGTTTGATGATATAGAGTTTCCTTTATTTAAACTAGAGATTAAGTTATATGACTATTTATATGTTCCAACACAAAATTTATCAAGAAGTTTTATAAATAAACTAAAAGCCTTCGCATCTTTTGATAACCCACAAGTAAAAGTGCTGTTGAGTCTTAGAAAACCACTTTATAATACTCCAAGGGTAATAAAAAACTTTGAAGAAGATGAAAACTACTTAAAACTTCCAAGGGGACTTATTTATCAAATCTCAAAATATTTAGATGTAAATAAAGTTGATTTTAAAATTGATGATAAAACATATTGTGAAGAGATAGAAACAAAAAAGGTTTTATTTGAACTAAGAACTGAACAGCAAGAAGCTATAGATAGAATGCTTAAAAAAAGGTTCTCTATTTGTGTAGCTCCTCCTGGTTTTGGTAAAACATTACTTGGTGCAAAAATGTTTGAACAAAGAGCTTGTTCTACTTTGATTATAGTAAATAAAAATATGCTTCTTGATCAGTGGCGAGATAGATTTGTTGAGTATTTTGATTATAAAAGAGCGGATATTGGCTTTTTAGGAAAGAGTAAAAATAAATTAAATGGAAAAATTGATGTTGCAACTATGCAAAGTCTTAAAAACTCTCCTGAGATTATAAATAACTACTCTTTTGTGATAGTAGATGAATGTCACCATATCCCCGCTGTTACCTTTGAGCAGATAGTTAAACAGTTCTATGGAAAGTATATTTTAGGTCTTAGTGCAACACCTAAAAGAAAAGATGGATTAGACCCGATTTTATTCCAACAGCTTGGTGATATCTCCTATGAATATAAAAAGAAAAAAACTTTTAATAATAAATTAGAGATAATACGAACAGACTTTATAAGTGAAGCAGATAATTATGCTACATTGATTAATGAATTATGTGTAGATGAAACAAGAAATGGGCTAATTATCGAGCAAATAAAGCTTCATCAAGACAGAAAGATTTTAATCTTAACAGATAGAATTGAACATATTAATGCTTTAGAAAAACTGCTTAAAAATGAACAAATAGATTATGTTTCTATTCATGGAAGTATGAGTAAAAAAGAGCAGAGTGAAAAGATTAAACTTGTTGAGTCTAAAAGTCTAATTTTAGCAACGACTTCATATTTTGGTGAAGGGATTGATTTCCCTCATTTAAATACGATTATATTTGCTACACCGATTTCTTATTATGGAAGATTGATTCAATATTTAGGAAGAATAGGTAGAGGAAATCAAGAGTGTTTAGCTATTGATTTTCTTGATAACAAAAATGCTATGCTTAATTCAGCTTATAAAAAAAGGCTTGAAGGATACAAGCAAATGCATTATTTATAA
- a CDS encoding cation:proton antiporter, with amino-acid sequence MLGIIVWTLLIAIVVNLILKRFHLPTIIGYILTGTIIAYVFNLHAAVNNHDLKEIAEFGVVFLMFTIGLEFSLEHLKRMRKEVFFTGTLQIVVTTAFVISICMLIFGFDFRTSLIIGAALSLSSTAIVLKTYNENNEIKKRHGQRVLGILIMQDIAVIPILLMISLFAAGDDKSITSLVFETVVAAGILLALLYISGKFLLEPFFEHVSKSKSDELFVGSVLLVAIGASYLAHYFGFTYSLGAFVAGMMISETKFKHQVEADLTPFRNLLLGVFFITVGMQINFQIIADNIVIILILLPILVSLKYLIIYLLVRIDDTKRVAFKTALSLVQIGEFSLAILELARSRSLIDPTYSQILIVTIVISMILTPIILKNMSSIAAKLLTEDTLKLPETHNVDKDTKGHIVVLGFGHLGQEIAHNLREDGHNYVIIEHNLKYFEMGYKDNEPIIFGNAAHKHILESVNIKDACAVIVAIDNPEKLHLICEVIDDLTHNTKTIVKVTRFSEKQELESLHLEHIIVEDDVVARALVDETKECRVNFIKEQKED; translated from the coding sequence ATGTTAGGAATTATCGTTTGGACACTATTGATTGCAATAGTAGTTAATCTTATTTTAAAAAGATTCCATTTACCAACAATTATTGGTTATATTTTAACAGGTACAATCATTGCATATGTCTTTAATTTACATGCGGCTGTGAATAATCATGACTTAAAAGAGATTGCAGAGTTTGGTGTTGTATTTTTAATGTTTACAATTGGTTTAGAGTTCTCTTTAGAACATCTAAAAAGAATGAGAAAAGAGGTATTCTTTACTGGAACCTTACAAATAGTAGTTACAACAGCATTTGTTATATCTATTTGTATGTTGATTTTTGGTTTTGATTTTAGAACATCACTTATTATAGGTGCTGCTTTATCTCTATCTTCTACGGCAATTGTTTTAAAAACATATAATGAAAATAATGAAATTAAGAAAAGACATGGACAAAGAGTTCTTGGAATTTTAATTATGCAAGATATTGCAGTTATTCCAATCTTACTTATGATTTCATTGTTTGCTGCAGGTGATGATAAAAGTATCACATCTTTAGTATTTGAGACAGTTGTTGCAGCTGGTATTTTACTTGCACTATTATATATAAGTGGTAAGTTTTTATTAGAACCATTTTTTGAACACGTTTCAAAATCAAAATCTGATGAACTATTTGTAGGTTCTGTTTTACTTGTAGCAATTGGAGCTTCATATTTAGCTCACTACTTTGGGTTTACTTACTCTTTAGGAGCATTTGTTGCAGGTATGATGATTAGTGAGACTAAGTTTAAACATCAAGTTGAGGCTGACCTTACTCCATTTAGAAACTTATTATTAGGTGTTTTCTTTATTACTGTTGGTATGCAAATCAACTTTCAAATAATTGCAGACAATATTGTAATTATTTTAATTTTATTACCTATTTTAGTATCTTTAAAATATTTAATTATCTACTTACTTGTAAGAATTGATGATACAAAAAGAGTTGCTTTTAAAACAGCTTTATCTTTAGTTCAAATTGGTGAGTTCTCATTGGCTATTTTAGAGCTTGCTAGAAGTAGAAGTTTAATTGATCCAACATACTCACAGATACTTATAGTTACTATTGTTATCTCGATGATTTTAACTCCAATTATCTTAAAAAATATGTCATCAATTGCAGCGAAACTTTTAACAGAAGATACGTTAAAACTTCCAGAAACACACAATGTAGATAAAGATACAAAAGGTCATATTGTTGTATTAGGTTTCGGACACTTAGGTCAAGAGATTGCTCACAATCTAAGAGAAGATGGACATAATTATGTAATTATTGAGCATAACCTAAAATACTTTGAGATGGGATATAAAGATAATGAACCTATCATCTTTGGAAATGCAGCTCATAAACATATCTTAGAGTCTGTAAATATTAAAGATGCTTGTGCGGTTATTGTAGCTATTGATAACCCAGAGAAGTTGCATCTTATTTGTGAAGTTATTGATGATTTAACTCACAACACAAAAACAATTGTTAAAGTAACTAGATTTAGTGAAAAGCAAGAGTTAGAGTCTTTACACTTAGAGCATATTATTGTTGAAGATGATGTTGTTGCACGTGCACTTGTTGATGAAACAAAAGAGTGTAGAGTTAATTTTATAAAAGAGCAAAAAGAAGATTAA
- a CDS encoding DUF4198 domain-containing protein yields MKLSKLLLAGAITTSTVFAHGLWLNSFEASSHGAKLVTVGLGTGHNPTIEDSISDRVELKSFDLITPSGKAIALKKPQRGLEEIYNKDNLNIVDSNLAMQKISFKKESKEGTYSASLATKTKTLIRYLDKNDNKRFTTKSKDKIRNLKEVLETIQNTTYAKTYFVNKSWSEPKAVGHELELIPTNDISKLHIGDTITFDVLYKGKALESGYVTAKSALAKNDNALFANVRKGKAKFVLTNFGQWMFTVKNKKEVEGITVSDTASATINIK; encoded by the coding sequence ATGAAACTTTCAAAACTATTACTAGCAGGGGCAATAACAACTTCAACTGTTTTTGCCCATGGACTTTGGCTTAACTCATTTGAGGCATCATCTCATGGAGCTAAACTTGTAACAGTAGGATTAGGAACAGGACATAATCCAACAATTGAAGACTCTATTTCAGATAGAGTGGAACTAAAATCTTTTGATTTAATTACACCTTCTGGAAAAGCAATTGCTTTAAAAAAACCACAAAGAGGTTTAGAAGAGATTTATAATAAAGATAATCTAAATATAGTAGATAGTAACCTTGCTATGCAAAAAATATCTTTCAAAAAAGAGTCAAAAGAAGGTACATACAGTGCTAGTTTAGCTACTAAAACAAAAACACTAATTAGATATCTTGATAAAAATGACAATAAAAGATTTACTACAAAATCAAAAGATAAAATTAGAAATCTAAAAGAGGTATTAGAAACAATTCAAAATACAACATATGCTAAAACATATTTTGTAAATAAATCTTGGTCTGAACCAAAAGCAGTGGGACATGAGTTAGAACTAATTCCTACAAATGATATTTCTAAACTTCATATTGGAGATACTATAACTTTTGATGTTTTATATAAAGGTAAAGCTTTAGAAAGTGGATATGTTACTGCTAAAAGTGCCTTAGCAAAAAATGATAATGCCCTATTTGCAAATGTTAGAAAAGGGAAAGCAAAGTTTGTATTAACTAACTTTGGTCAGTGGATGTTTACTGTTAAAAATAAAAAAGAAGTTGAGGGAATCACGGTTTCTGATACAGCAAGTGCAACAATAAATATAAAGTAG
- a CDS encoding DUF3325 domain-containing protein: MFLASFLTYLGMLLFSFSLEKHYKQVIKKAVNKNTKLFMKILGCIFLIISFIVFIKTIGISLGITYFIGLLTIVAIFIAFMYTYKPYLIIKISVLLFVLTLILNFL, from the coding sequence ATGTTTCTTGCTTCATTTTTAACTTATCTTGGAATGTTACTGTTCTCTTTTTCTTTAGAAAAGCATTATAAACAAGTAATAAAAAAAGCAGTAAATAAAAACACAAAACTTTTCATGAAAATACTAGGCTGTATCTTTTTGATTATCTCTTTTATTGTTTTTATTAAAACAATTGGTATTTCACTAGGAATAACTTATTTTATAGGTTTATTAACTATTGTTGCAATTTTTATTGCCTTTATGTACACATATAAACCTTATCTAATCATCAAAATATCTGTTTTACTTTTTGTTTTAACATTGATATTAAATTTTTTATAA